The genomic stretch GCCCGGCCCTTCGCGTCCGCGGGCCCGTGCGCCTGCGAGCGGCGCAGGTCGCTGCCGGGGACATCCGTGCGGTGACCGCGCTGCTGATCGCCGCCCTCGCCGCCGACGGCACCTCTACGATCCGGGGAACTTTCCATCTCCGGCGCGGCTACGGACACCTGCTGGCCAACCTCGCCACGCTGGGGGCCGACATCACCCTGACTACGGAGGCGCCCTGATGCCCGTACCGTTTCCCGCCGCCGACACCGCCCGCCTGCACGAGACCCTGACCGCCGTCATCGACGACGGCGCCAGCCCCGGCGGCGTCGTCATCTGCGGCACCACCGACGGCCAGCAGCGCATCCTGACGGCCGGCACCGTCGCCCCCGAATGCGGCGATGCACCCCCCACCGCCGAGACGGTCTACGACATCGCCTCCCTGACCAAGGTCGTCGCCACCTGGCCCCTGACCGGCCGCGCCCTCGATGCCGGGCTCCTGGGCCTGGACGGGCCAGTGTGCACCGCCCTGCCGCCGACGACCGGCGAAGCCCCCAGCGGCACCCCGACCATCCGGCAGCTGCTCACCCACACCTCCGGCCTGCGGGCCTCCACCCGCCTGGACCACTACCGCAACACCAACACCCAGCTGCACGAGCTGCTGATGCGCGAACCACTGGAGACCGACCCCGGACCGCACCGCTACATCAACCGCGGCTACATCCTGCTCGGCCTGGCCCTGACCCACCTCCACCAGACGCCCCTGGACATGCTCGGCCGTGAATTGTGGACCGGCCTGGGCATGCACCGCACCTGCTACGGCCCCGTCACCCGGTCCCAGAACGTCGCCCCGACCGAACAGCGCCTGCCCGGCGCCCCCCGGATCTGGGGCGCCGCCCACGACGACAACGCCGCCCTGATGGGCGGTATCGCCGGCCACGCAGGCGTCTTCTCCA from Streptomyces albofaciens JCM 4342 encodes the following:
- a CDS encoding serine hydrolase domain-containing protein, producing the protein MPVPFPAADTARLHETLTAVIDDGASPGGVVICGTTDGQQRILTAGTVAPECGDAPPTAETVYDIASLTKVVATWPLTGRALDAGLLGLDGPVCTALPPTTGEAPSGTPTIRQLLTHTSGLRASTRLDHYRNTNTQLHELLMREPLETDPGPHRYINRGYILLGLALTHLHQTPLDMLGRELWTGLGMHRTCYGPVTRSQNVAPTEQRLPGAPRIWGAAHDDNAALMGGIAGHAGVFSTPGDLATYAHALITAYQDGGALGGWLRASLVPHAPIEPGLDRGLSWVLADGGRTAYHHGFTGTSLYLAPDTGRYLVICTNAVYHGAARTRIAPLRSLALKTISAI